The Oscillospiraceae bacterium genome contains the following window.
GATGACAAACCGTCCCTCTCCCAGCTCGCCGCCCGCATGCTCCGGGCCGGACGCAAAGCCCACATCGCTCTCGGTGCTGAACTCGCCCTCGGGCCTGCCCTCGGATGCCCAGCCCCAATGCTCGCCGCCGGAAAGGTCGATCTGCAGATCAGCGTAGCGGCGGTGGTACTCAAACGCTGCGCCCTCGGCATCGCGCAGGTCGGCGTCCATCACATTGACAAAGACATTCTCGCCGTCAATGATCGTGCGGCCGTTCTCCAGCGCATCCAGCGTGTGGCTGTTCAGCCAGTCGATGGCCGTGTCCAGATTGGGGTGCAGCCCCTTGTAGCACGCAATATAATCAAACGAATCTACGAGCATCCCGCACTCCTTTACAGCTCTGCAACGGCAGCCTCGATCATACGCTGCGCCTCGGCCACAACGGCCTCGTCCTCGGGGATAAGGTTCGGCAGCGGGGCGCGCACACCGCCCAGCTCCAGACCGTACATGCGGCGCAGGATCTCCTTCTGCACGGCGTACAGGTTGCCGTGGGCCTCGCACATCTTGTAGATGATGCGGTCAGCCTTGTACTGGATGGCGCGGGCTGCGGGCAGATTGCCCTGCTCGACCAGCTCGTTCATCCGGATGAACAGCTCCGGCATGACGGCGTAGGTGCCGCCGATGCCGCCGTCGGCACCCATGGCGCGGCCCGAGACAAACTGCTCATCGGGACCGTTAAAGACGGCAAAGCCATCCTCGCCGCGGGCGGCGATGCCGGCGTCCTTGAACAGCTGAATGTCCTGCGTGGGCATCGAGGAGTTCTTGACGGCAATGACATTCGGGTTCTTCAGCATCTCCTGCAGCAGCGGCATCGTCAGGGCGGTACCGGCCAGCTGCGGAATGTTGTAGATGACGAACTCGGTGTTGGGGGCGGCGGCGCTCATCGCGTTCCAGTAGTCGGCAATGGCGTAGTTCGGCAGGTGGAAGTAGATCGGCGGGATGGCAGCGATCGCATCCACGCCGCACTTCTCGGCGTGGGCGGCCAGCTCGACCGAGTCCGCCGTGTTGTTGCAGGCGACATGCGCAATGACGGTGATCTTGCCCTTCGCCTCGCTCATGACGGCCTCCAGCACGGCCTTGCGCTCATCGGGGTGCTGGTAGATGCACTCGCCGGAGGAGCCGCCGACATAGACGCCCTTGACGCCCTTGGCGATCAGGTGGCGGGTCAGCGCCTTGACGCCCTCGATCGAGATCGAGCCGTCCGGTGCATAGCAGGCATAAAATGCGGGGATAATGCCGCGGTATTTGTTGATGTCTTTCATTATACAAACACTCCCTGTTCGTAACTTGGTATGGATTTTAAAATGAATGTAGGGGCGCGGCTCTGCTGCGCCCGTACCCGTTTATGGCTGCGGGAACATTTACTTTTATTTTATATAAAGGCTTCCCCCTCGGGGGAAGCTGTCACCGAAGGTGACTGATGAGGGCGAAGCCTGCTGACACGGCCCGTTTGCGGGCAATCCCCGGCAGACTGCCCCTCATCCGTCTGTGGTCGGGCCCACAGACACCTTCCCCCAAGGGGGAAGGCTTTTTTAGCCCTTAACAGCACCCATTGTGATGCCCTTTGTGAAATACTTCTGGAACGCCAGAAACACGATGATGATGGGCACGGCAGCCAGCGCGGCACCGGCCATGATCAGACCGTAGTCGGTCGAGTTCTCGGCCTGCAGCTTGGCAATGCCCAGAGAGATCGTCAGCTTGCTGGTGCTGGACAGCATGATCAACTGCATGAAGTAGTCATTCCAAGAGTTGATGAAGGTGAAGATCGCCAGCGCACCGATGCCCGGTTTGATGATGGGCAGCGCAATGCGGGTAAAGGTGGTCAGCTCGCTGGCGCCGTCAA
Protein-coding sequences here:
- a CDS encoding YhcH/YjgK/YiaL family protein, which translates into the protein MLVDSFDYIACYKGLHPNLDTAIDWLNSHTLDALENGRTIIDGENVFVNVMDADLRDAEGAAFEYHRRYADLQIDLSGGEHWGWASEGRPEGEFSTESDVGFASGPEHAGGELGEGRFVIFFPGELHKPSCKTPGCDHVRKAVVKILMK
- a CDS encoding dihydrodipicolinate synthase family protein, producing the protein MKDINKYRGIIPAFYACYAPDGSISIEGVKALTRHLIAKGVKGVYVGGSSGECIYQHPDERKAVLEAVMSEAKGKITVIAHVACNNTADSVELAAHAEKCGVDAIAAIPPIYFHLPNYAIADYWNAMSAAAPNTEFVIYNIPQLAGTALTMPLLQEMLKNPNVIAVKNSSMPTQDIQLFKDAGIAARGEDGFAVFNGPDEQFVSGRAMGADGGIGGTYAVMPELFIRMNELVEQGNLPAARAIQYKADRIIYKMCEAHGNLYAVQKEILRRMYGLELGGVRAPLPNLIPEDEAVVAEAQRMIEAAVAEL